One segment of Cutaneotrichosporon cavernicola HIS019 DNA, chromosome: 4 DNA contains the following:
- the SPT5 gene encoding uncharacterized protein (The SPT4-SPT5 complex mediates both activation and inhibition of transcription elongation, and plays a role in pre- mRNA processing. This complex seems to be important for the stability of the RNA polymerase II elongation machinery on the chromatin template but not for the inherent ability of this machinery to translocate down the gene), protein MSDDEERYTSEVGSDDEIEVQRPKKRARIADPDEESEDEMEPVPMHQHQGGGDDEGGDDDDDDEEDEDDEDDEEDEDDEEAAPRKKHRTHRKPANRFLDVEAVVDDDEEEEDEDDDYGDVREFIEESEIGATDDIHHRTLNRNLHRQEDDNVEEMVAALKERHRRQARYNADSDQVPQRLLMPGVNDPSLWQIRVKPGRERNITVSIFRKVFEAKQKGGDIDVSSAFYRDSLPGLMFLEARTSSAVHDAVNGIVGVYLSRGIQLIPIEEMAPLLRIKKKEINLQPGMWVRLKRSKYTGDLAQVIDVDQITSGVVGVKFIPRIDLTPREGRDRNAKGLGGTLRPPQRLFNYDDVKRVYGRGNVRSSGGSYGFDGEEYIDGFCVKDIKIDFLATEGVQPTLEEVSKFAGDDSGTGKLDLSTIADANRNVSAGVLSPGDQVEVYEGELAGMYGTVETISGDTISIRAIGGAIHDQVVEVPASSVRKKFDVGEHVRIMAGKNADVAGMIVDVKGDVVTILSNQNREEIRAFSKDVRKAADVSSTATATLSRFEVHDLVMLDSTTAAVVTKIEGKNLRIVDQNGLGRLVGTNEVTLRRDNARFAVATDSTGNEMKVGDAMKEVDGENRRGEVINISRSLFVFLHNREYAENNGVFVARSTALVSVTPKSVSADLTKMNPALNAQLPLGGASLMPPPPSVGNRKIINTPVVVTRGSSKGLLGTIKDVVGADKARVELQTSNKIITVSTAWLKRKDPRSGVTYPLESGGGGGGGGGYGGGGGGGGGYDVGPYGAMNGGRTPAPGGQFGRTPNPYAMGMGKTPNPYAAGGKTPGGAWGAGGKTPAPGFGGAGGKTPSWAGSGGKTPGWSGAGAGGRTPAPGYGAAGGRTPAPGYGAAGGRTPAPGYGGGGKTPNPYSSAPTPGVYHDAGPAKPVSAPTPWSGPSSYSAPTPGAALSAPTPAPAFSAPTPYSAPTPGAGLSAPTPGAALSAPTPGYGLSAPTPGGMGGPTPFGAPTPYVSGGGAMPEMDQGRGWDWALDFRNVLVRVGPSQHADTRNPRHFQRGAYDDAILGIDDAVGNNLRCYVVSGAEESEPVEIAPEYLIPVRPDGSGQTVIAIAGDHRGTQRRTQYKNDDVWLLDQDASDVVPLLIEEVDLARIWREYE, encoded by the exons ATGTCGGACGACGAAGAGCGGTACACCTCGGAGGTGGGGTCTGACGACGAAATCGAGGTCCAGCGCCCCAAGAAGCGT GCGCGCATTGCTGACCCGGACG aggagagcgag GATGAAATGGAGCCTGTCCCCATGCACCAgcaccaaggaggaggagacgatgagggtggcgatgatgacgatgatgacgaggaggacgaggatgacgaggacgatgaagaggacgaggatgacgaggaggcggccCCACGCAAGAAG CATCGCACACACCGCAAGCCAGCCAACCGCTtcctcgatgtcgaggccgttgtcgacgacgacgaagaggaggaagacgaggatgacgactACGGAGATGTCCGCGAGTTCATCGAGGAGTCTGAGATCGGAGCCACCGACGACATCCACCACCGCACGCTGAACCgcaacctccaccgccagGAGGACGATAATGTTGAAGAGATGGttgccgcgctcaaggaacgccaccgccgccaggcTCGGTACAACGCAGACAGCGACCAGGTGCCGCAGCGCCTCCTTATGCCTGGCGTCAACGACCCAAGCCTCTGGCAGATCCGCGTCAAGCCCGGACGCGAGCGCAACATCACGGTATCCATCTTCCGCAAGGTGTTCGAGGCCAAGCAGAAGGGCGGCGACATTGACGTGTCCTCGGCGTTCTACCGTGACTCCCTCCCCGGTCTCATGTTtctcgaggcgcgcacctcgtcggctgTGCACGACGCCGTCAACGGCATCGTGGGCGTGTACCTTTCGCGTGGTATCCAGCTTATCCCAatcgaggagatggcgcCGCTTCTTCGAatcaagaagaaggagatcAACCTCCAGCCCGGCATGTGGGTCCGCCTGAAGCGCAGCAAGTACACTGGCGATCTCGCCCAGGTTATTGATGTCGACCAGATCACGAgtggcgtcgtcggcgtcaagTTTATTCCCCGTATCGACCTTACGCCTAGGGAAGGCCGCGACCGCAACGCCAAGGGCCTCGGTGGCACGCTGCGTCCACCTCAGCGCCTCTTCAACTACGACGACGTGAAGCGCGTTTACGGCCGTGGTAACGTCCGATCGAGTGGTGGCTCTTATGGTTTCGATGGAGAGGAGTACATTGACGGCTTCTGCGTCAAAGACATCAAGAtcgacttcctcgccaCGGAGGGAGTGCAACCaacgctcgaggaggtgtCCAAGTTTGCAGGGGACGATTCGGGCACGGGTAAGCTCGACCTCTCCACCATTGCCGACGCAAATCGCAACGTCTCTGCGGGTGTCCTCTCCCCTGGCGACCAGGTTGAGGTGTACGAGGGCGAACTGGCTGGAATGTACGGTACTGTCGAGACCATTTCCGGCGACACCATTTCGATCCGTGCTATCGGTGGTGCCATCCACGaccaggtcgtcgaggtgcCCGCGTCCAGTGTGCGCAAAAAGTTCGACGTTGGTGAGCATGTCAGGATCATGGCTGGCAAGAACGCGGACGTCGCGGGTATGATTGTCGACGTGAAGGGTGACGTCGTTACCATCCTTTCCAACCAGAACCGCGAGGAGATCCGCGCGTTCTCGAAGGACGTGCGCAAAGCGGCGGATGTTAGTTCGACGGCGACTGCGACGCTCAGCCGCTTTGAGGTACACGACCTTGTTATGCTGGACTCAACAACTGCAGCCGTTGTGACCAAGATTGAGGGCAAGAACCTCCGTATTGTCGACCAGaacggcctcggccgcctcgtgGGCACCAACGAGGTGACGTTGCGTCGCGACAACGCCCGCTTTGCCGTCGCGACAGACTCGACTGGCAACGAAATgaaggtcggcgacgcaatgaaggaggtcgacggtGAGAACCGCCGCGGTGAGGTCATCAacatctcgcgctccctcttcgtcttcctccacaACCGCGAGTACGCAGAGAACAACGGTGTCTTTGTCGCGCGTTCGACAGCGCTCGTTTCCGTGACGCCCAAGTCGGTCTCGGCCGACTTGACGAAGATGAACCCTGCGCTCAATGCTCAGCTTCCTCTTGGCGGTGCGAGTCTCATGCCTCCACCGCCCAGCGTTGGTAACCGCAAGATCATCAACACGCCAGTCGTCGTCACACGTGGGTCCTCTAAAGGTCTGCTGGGCACGATCAAGGACGTGGTCGGGGCGGACAAGGCGCGTGTCGAGTTGCAGACAAGCAACAAGATCATCACAGTGTCGACAGCGTGGCTCAAGCGGAAGGACCCGAGGTCGGGAGTCACCTACCCGCTAGAGtctggtggtggcggtggcggcggcggcggctacggcggcggtggtggtggtggtggtggttaCGATGTTGGACCGTACGGCGCAATGAACGGCGGTCGCACTCCCGCACCAGGCGGGCAGTTTGGGCGGACGCCGAATCCCTACGCAATGGGCATGGGCAAGACCCCCAACCCGTATGCTGCGGGTGGTAAGACTCCTGGCGGTGCGTGGGGCGCTGGTGGCAAGACGCCGGCGCCTGGgttcggcggcgcgggcgggaAGACTCCTAGTTGGGCTGGTAGCGGCGGCAAAACCCCTGGCTGGTCCGGCGCAGGTGCTGGTGGCCGCACACCTGCTCCTGGGTACGGCGCTGCTGGCGGTCGCACTCCTGCGCCTGGGTACGGCGCTGCTGGCGGTCGCACACCTGCGCCTGGGTATGGCGGAGGTGGGAAGACGCCCAACCCATACAGTTCGGCACCCACACCTGGTGTCTACCACGACGCAGGCCCGGCCAAGCCCGTGTCTGCTCCTACTCCCTGGTCTGGACCCTCTTCGTACTCAGCACCCACCCCAGGCGCCGCTCTCTCCGCTCCCACACCTGCCCCTGCGTTCAGCGCGCCCACGCCGTACTCTGCCCCAACGCCCGGTGCCGGGTTATCGGCTCCCACACCTGGCGCGGCGCTCTCAGCCCCGACTCCAGGATACGGCCTGTCTGCACCAACACCaggcggcatgggcggccCGACACCCTTCGGTGCGCCCACTCCTTAcgtgagcggcggcggtgcgaTGCCCGAAATGGACCAAGGCAGGGGTTGGGACTGGGCCCTCGACTTCCGCAACGTCCTGGTACGTGTCGGTCCTTCCCAGCACGCCGACACACGCAACCCTCGTCACTTCCAGCGTGGCGCGTACGACGACGCGATTCTGGGCATCGACGACGCTGTGGGCAACAACTTGCGCTGCTACGTTGTGagtggcgccgaggagagcgagccGGTCGAGATTGCTCCCGAGTACCTGATCCCCGTCCGGCCGGACGGGTCGGGGCAGACTGTCATTGCGATTGCGGGTGACCACCGCGGGACCCAGCGACGCACGCAGTACAAGAACGACGATGTCTGGCTTCTCGACCAGGATGCGAGTGACGTCGTGCCGCTCCTCATTGAGGAGGTGGACTTGGCGCGTATCTGGCGGGAATACGAGTAG